gaatgatatacactccgtgcatgtaagaggctctgcctgtggaccagccctggagaatgatatacactccgtgCATGTGAGGGTCTGCCCGTGGACCAGCCCTGGAGAATGAACTACACTCCGTGCATGTAAGAGGCTCTGCCCATGGACCAGCCttggagaatgatatacactctGTGCATGTAAGAGGCTCTGCCCGTGAAccagccctggagaatgatatacactcgGTGCATGTAAGAGGCTCTGCCCGTGGACCAGtcctggagaatgatatacactccgtgCATGTGAGGGTCTGCCCGTGGAccagccctggagaatgatatacacacCGTGCATGTgaggctctgcctgtggactagCCCTGGAGAAAGATATACACTCCTTGCATGTGAGGCTCTGCTTTTGGGccagccctggagaatgatatacactccgaGCATGTAAGAGGCTCTGCCCGTGGGCCAGTCCTGGAGAAAGATATACACTCCGTGCATGTAAGGGTCTGCCCGTGGGCCTGtcctggagaatgatatacactccgtgCATGTGAGGGTCTGCCCGTGGGccagccctggagaatgatatacactctGTGCATGTGAGGCTCTGCCAGTGGAccagccctggagaatgatatacactccgtgCATGTGAGGGTCTGCCCGTGGAccagccctggagaatgatatacactccgtgCACGTGAGGCTCTGCCCGTGGACCcgccctggagaatgatatacactccgtgCATGTGAGGGTCTGCCCGTGGAccagccctggagaatgatatacacacCGTGCATGTgaggctctgcctgtggactagCCCTGGAGAAAGATATACACTCCTTGCATGTGAGGCTCTGCTTTTGGGccagccctggagaatgatatacactccgtgCATGTGAGGGTCTGCCCATGGAccagccctggagaatgatatacactccgtgCATGTGAGGCTCTGCTCGAGGGCCGaccctggagaatgatatacactccgtgCATGTGAGGGTCTGCCCGTGGGccagccctggagaatgatatacactccgtgCATGTGAGGCTCTGCCCGTGGAccagccctggagaatgatatacactccgtgCATGTGAGGGTCTGCCCGTGGAccagccctggagaatgatatacactccgtgCATGTGAGGCTCTGCCCGTGGACCcgccctggagaatgatatacatTCCGTGCATGTGAGGCTCTGCCCGTGGAccagccctggagaatgatatacactccgtgCATGTGAGGGTATGCCTGTGGAccagccctggagaatgatatacactccgtgCATGTGAGGGTCTGCCCGTGGAccagccctggagaatgatatacactccaTGCATGTGAGGCTCTGCCCATGGAccagccctggagaatgatatacactccgtgCATGTAAGAGGCTCTGACCGTGGACCAGCCCTtgagaatgatatacactctGTGCATGTGAGGCTCTGCCCGTGGACCTGCCCTGGAGACGTGGTCCTCTGGAGTCGCAGGTGCTGCTTGTTGAGGACCCACTTGATGTCCTGCTTCAAGGACAAGACTTATTGtcgttttaatttttatttattttttttatttgtaaaaaggaaacattgacaaactataggataagaggggcacaactctacacaattcccaccaccagagctccgtatcccatcctctcccctgatagctttcccattctctatccctctgggagcatggacccagggtcattgtgggatgcagaaggtgggaggtctggcttctgtcattgcttccccgctgaacatgggcgttgacaggttgatccatactcccaaggatTTATTAATATTTACCACTTACTGTCCACACAGGCAGAATATGGATGGGTTAGCGAGGTTttattttaaggattttatttgtttatttatttatttattcatgaagaagataggaggagagaacgagaaagaaccaggcatcactctggtccatgtgctttcggggattgaactcaggacctcaagtttgagagtccagtgctttctccgCTGCGCCAGCTCCTGGCTGCATGAGGTCTTTGCAttgcctcctttcctctccctgctGCCGCTCAGCCCATTTGTCATGAACACGAGCATGAGAAGTGGTCACCAGAACAAGGATGTAGCGTctgagtcagtgtgtgtgtgtgtgtgagtgtgtgtgtgtgagtgtgtgtgtgagtgtgtgtgagtgcgtgagtgtgtgtgtgtgagtgtgtgtgtgtgagtgtgtgtgtatgagtgtgtgtgtgtgtgagtgtgtgtgagtgtgtgtgtgtgtgtgagtgtgtgtgtgtgagtgtgtgtatgtgtgtgtgagtgtgtgtgtgactgtatgtgtgtgagtgtgtgtatgagtgtgtgtgagtgtgtgtgtgtgtgtgtgagtgtgtgtgtgtgagtgtgtgtgtatgagtgtgtgtgtatgagtgtgtgtgtgagtgtgtgtgtgtgtgagtgtgtgtgtatgagtgtgtgtgagtgtgtgtgtgagtgtgtgtatgtgtgtgtgagtgtgtgtgtgactgtatgtgtgtgagtgtgtgtgactgtgtatgtgtgtgagtgtgtgtgtgtgactgtgtatgtgtgtgagtgtgtgtgtgagtgtgtgtgtgtgtgagtgtgtgtgtctggaaAGCGAAGGCCCTGGAAGGCAGCCACAGTCCATCACAGCAGACTGGGAAGAGCCAGAGCTCAGTCCAGGTACAGTGCAGCCCTGGCTGGTTTCTGGCGCTGCTGCTCTGGGCTCAGACTCAAGATCCAGGAGGCAGCAGAGGTGGGTTGTTCTTccgtttgtctgtctgtttgtttgcttggaGGTTTTAGCTCTTATCTCAGACTCTTTTCTTTACATTCTCAATGTGAGTATTTAACCTGTAACTGCACATACAGACGGGAAGGAAATGTTGGGTGGTGAACAGTCAGACATGTTTTACCCACTTTAGCCGAGAGGGCGAGAGAGTGAGCAGAGCCCCGTTCAGTCGGACGCAGCCCTGGGATCTGAACCCGCAGCCTCCTGCACTCTAGGTGTGACATAGCCCACTGCGGAGTCACCTCTTTGACCCTGATACAGACACTTCGTAAACGACTATTAAGAAGCCCTTTCCTAGTCGTCTCCCTCGCTTCTGCCCagatgaagacccttagtttcatttgctctatttctacctttgggttcatgtTCATTGAACAATTTGCCTTATATCTTGCTGCCACTcagccaccacattgcagatgctactatggtgccatcctgacttctctgggcagacggcctcacccatgtgtcctgaagtctcacctctccagagcctgacCCCACAAgagaaggtagaaacaggctgggagtgtggatccacctgccaacgtccatgtccagcagagaagcaattacagacctcccaccttctgcaccgcataaagaattctggtccatactcccagacagataaaaaatagggaagcttccaatggaggaaataggacatggaactctgctgtaggacacggaactctgctggtgggaactgtgtggaattgtacctctgttatcccacaatcttattaatcattattatataactaaaaaatttatttaaaaaagaagcacttTCCTAATGCATCAGATATTTTCAAAGGTAATGCAATGGTGAAAGaattcaaaaataaaagcaaaagtgaATACCCTTCAGTCTGATTTCTACATTGAAAGCCTTTTCATGTGTTAGGCCTATACAACAAGAATGGAGAAGCCCGGAGACAGGTATGTCTCCAGAAGCCTTGGAAGTAAGAGGGTCACTAGGATCAAAGCTTGTAACAGGACACGGGCGGAGCTGACGGTCAGGGAAGTTGCTCAATGGAACAAGCCCATCACGGGTCCAGGGTTGCTCCACTCGGGTTCCAAGTGTCCCAGCTGAGCTGAGTGGACCACTTCCACGACAGCCTCTCATCAGCTGAGACCTTGCCCAGATCAACTCCATAGTCAGGTGCAGAATCCCAGGAGCATCAACAGAATGCAGAAACTTGTCAGAAGCCGGCAACTCTGGGTGGATTGGCATGGCCAGACATCCACGAACTCACTGATCAAGTCTAGCGGGGTAGTTTCCAATGTGGAACAAGGATCCTCACTGGCTGAGAACAGATCAAGGAGACCACAGTGGAATCTTATCTGAGATTTCTTGGAAAGATTCTAGGTCAATAATCTGTAAGAAATAGAGTAGTTAGTTAGTCTCACAGATCTAGGAAGACCCTGAAATCAGAGTAGAAATTCCCCACAGACGGGAGTTTCCATGAAGTCTTGTGTTTTTGCGGACTACACACTGGTCGgtgcttctgttttctctttggaAGGTATGGCATCAGAAGAAATTCCTagttcccagaaaaaaaaaacaaaaagcacttcCTCCAGAGGTGAGCTGGGTTAACTCCTAAGACAACTCACAAAGCCAGGTGGTCATTACTCTCCCTGGGATGGCATTGCTGGTATTGAAGCCAAGAGTCAGTCTAACAGTCTTGTGGGGGTAGTCAGCAATTCTTAAAACTCTGACTTAGCACCATTGGGCTTAAGGCACTAATGTTGTTCAAATTCATTCCTTTTGGATTCTTggcttttgtttcctttactttttatttttatttccttttttcccttgggTTTCCTTGTGGTTCTCTCAGTGGAGAAGCTGCATCTTTATTTCTCATTTCTTCCAAAAGGACCGTTCACTTCAGAGAGACAGCccctcagaaagagagaggccccGAGGTGGTGTCCAGCAACATGGAAGACAGCTTTAAGCTTCCCTCTCGCCTTGTAAACGAAACCCACTGGGCCTGGCTGATGCACCCCAAGTGCTTCAGGGTTTTCATAAGATCCCTGCGGAATCTCTCACCCACAAACACATAGAGGACGGGGTTCAGGCAGCTGTGGAGAAAGGCGATGGTCTGAGTGACCTGGATGCAGATGTCGATCCGGGTGGAGGCGGCACAGCTAGACACGAACTTGACAGAGGCGTCGATGGTCTGCACCAGGAGCACACAGTTGTAAGGGAACTGAGACAAGACGAAGACAGTGAGGACGGTGATGGTCACCTTTAGGGCCCTGTGCTTGGAGGACTTCTTGGCTTGTATCAGAGTGTGAATGATCAGTGTATAACAGCAAGCCATGACTACGAAGGGGAGGAAGAAGCCCAAGATGACCTTTAGCGTCAACAGCGTGGACTTGAGCTGGGTGCTGTTGTCTGCAGGGTACACCAGGGTGCAGCTGGCGCCATCCGCATTCTGCACAACTTCGCTGTAGAGGATTTCTGGGACGCAGAGAGCGGCGGCCACCACCCAGACGGCAAAGCAGACCATCTTGCTGTACAGAAGCCTCCTCCGCCTCCAGGTCTGCGCCTTCATGGCCCGGGCGATGGCGATATACCTGTCCACGCTGATGCACATGATGAGCAGGACGCAGCTGTAGAAGTCCATCTTGTACATGCTGTTGACCACCTTGCACATCAGGGTCTGGAGCCTCCAGCCGTCCGCAGCGGCCACAGCCCAGAAGGGGAGAGTGACGAGGAACAGCAGGTCAGCGATCGCCAGGTTCAGAAGGAACATGTCGGTCATGGTCTTCACTCTGGTGCAGTACCAGTAGACGAGGATGACCAGACTGTTGCCCAGGGCACCCACGATGAACACCAGCCAGTACAAGGGTGGGAGGAAGTGGCTGGCAAAGGCCCTGACGTCGCCCTTACTGCAGAAGTGGTCCGTCTCGTTGACGTCCGTGTAGTCATCCATGGCCGCTGTGGAGCCGTAAGAGCTGTAGTCATCGTCAGACACGCCATTGAGCAACTCCTGCAAGGGGAACACACATGGCGTCAGTGTGTTCTGGAAGTCCTGTCTGGTGGCCAAGTCAAGGGGTCCTTTGAACGTTCC
Above is a window of Erinaceus europaeus chromosome 12, mEriEur2.1, whole genome shotgun sequence DNA encoding:
- the CCR9 gene encoding C-C chemokine receptor type 9 gives rise to the protein MTYADLVELLNGVSDDDYSSYGSTAAMDDYTDVNETDHFCSKGDVRAFASHFLPPLYWLVFIVGALGNSLVILVYWYCTRVKTMTDMFLLNLAIADLLFLVTLPFWAVAAADGWRLQTLMCKVVNSMYKMDFYSCVLLIMCISVDRYIAIARAMKAQTWRRRRLLYSKMVCFAVWVVAAALCVPEILYSEVVQNADGASCTLVYPADNSTQLKSTLLTLKVILGFFLPFVVMACCYTLIIHTLIQAKKSSKHRALKVTITVLTVFVLSQFPYNCVLLVQTIDASVKFVSSCAASTRIDICIQVTQTIAFLHSCLNPVLYVFVGERFRRDLMKTLKHLGCISQAQWVSFTRREGSLKLSSMLLDTTSGPLSF